A section of the Paenibacillus odorifer genome encodes:
- a CDS encoding collagen-like triple helix repeat-containing protein gives MSYLSTGPIDNSMVGGVRPTQHVTVKIDNRSDIDSSMALVQGYYMDGTRTLYVSELINVAPNEVITRDYYGDFDAFEFIFTTTSLVDDPIQISVWGKNSVGQIVTAHRLVHAELLGVTQGITGATGATGATGADGATGATGATGAGETGATGADGVTGATGATGADGATGATGATGAGETGATGADGATGATGATGADGVTGATGAGETGATGADGVTGATGATGADGATGATGAGETGATGADGVTGATGADGATGATGADGATGATGAGETGATGADGATGATGATGADGATGATGAGETGATGADGATGATGADGATGATGAGETGATGADGATGATGATGADGATGATGAGETGATGVDGATGATGATGADGATGATGAGETGATGANGVTGATGATGATGADGATGATGADGATGATGAGETGATGADGATGATGATGADGATGATGAGETGATGADGATGATGATGATGATGAGETGATGANGATGATGATGATGVAGATGATGATGATGVAGATGATGEAGATGATGVAGATGATGVAGVTGATGETGVTGATGVAGATGATGVAGVTGATGVAGVTGATGETGVTGATGVAGATGATGVAGVTGATGEAGVTGATGVAGATGATGVAGVTGATGETGATGATGVAGVTGTTGVTGATGVAGVTGATGVGVAGATGVAGATGVTGATGVAGVTGTTGVTGATGVAGVTGATGVGVAGATGATGATGPNIQQEGFSAFKPSLAISTSTQLTGWTVTTPFYDSPSFDEVGGNYTIPTTGRYSIEATINYSTTASLSISLGAGVNPAFVVQRTSPTATNLVSGLFPVLDVNVALILDLRAILGSGTVSLAGEFALTAGDVIGLFYVANGLTVPLNLGGANSAGIVWSVHELT, from the coding sequence TTGAGTTATTTATCTACCGGACCGATAGACAATAGTATGGTAGGGGGTGTAAGACCTACTCAGCATGTTACTGTCAAAATTGATAACCGAAGTGACATTGATTCATCAATGGCTCTTGTTCAAGGATACTATATGGATGGGACAAGAACTTTATATGTAAGCGAGCTGATAAATGTAGCACCTAATGAAGTTATAACACGTGATTATTATGGCGATTTTGATGCGTTCGAATTTATTTTTACAACTACAAGTCTGGTAGATGATCCGATTCAAATCTCAGTATGGGGAAAAAATAGCGTTGGCCAGATTGTGACTGCCCATCGACTTGTACATGCAGAATTGCTTGGTGTAACGCAAGGAATAACTGGCGCGACCGGGGCGACTGGTGCAACGGGAGCGGATGGAGCAACAGGAGCAACGGGAGCGACCGGCGCAGGAGAGACTGGAGCTACTGGTGCAGATGGAGTGACTGGGGCGACTGGTGCAACGGGAGCGGATGGAGCAACTGGAGCGACTGGAGCGACTGGAGCAGGAGAGACTGGGGCAACAGGTGCCGATGGAGCTACAGGTGCAACTGGTGCAACCGGAGCGGATGGAGTAACTGGAGCGACCGGAGCAGGAGAGACTGGAGCTACAGGAGCAGACGGAGTAACTGGGGCGACTGGTGCAACGGGAGCAGACGGAGCAACTGGAGCGACCGGAGCAGGAGAGACTGGGGCAACAGGTGCAGATGGAGTGACTGGTGCAACGGGAGCGGATGGAGCAACTGGTGCAACGGGAGCAGACGGAGCAACCGGGGCGACCGGAGCAGGAGAGACTGGGGCAACAGGAGCAGATGGAGCTACAGGTGCAACAGGAGCAACGGGAGCAGACGGAGCAACGGGAGCGACTGGAGCAGGAGAGACTGGGGCAACCGGAGCGGATGGAGCAACGGGTGCAACGGGAGCAGACGGAGCAACCGGGGCGACCGGAGCAGGAGAGACTGGGGCAACAGGAGCAGATGGAGCTACAGGTGCAACAGGAGCAACGGGAGCAGACGGAGCAACGGGAGCGACTGGAGCAGGAGAGACTGGGGCGACTGGAGTCGATGGAGCAACTGGGGCGACTGGTGCAACGGGAGCAGACGGAGCAACGGGAGCGACCGGAGCAGGAGAGACTGGAGCTACAGGAGCAAACGGAGTAACTGGTGCAACGGGGGCGACTGGTGCAACCGGAGCGGATGGAGCAACGGGTGCAACGGGAGCAGACGGAGCAACCGGGGCGACCGGAGCAGGAGAGACTGGGGCAACAGGAGCAGATGGAGCTACAGGTGCAACAGGAGCAACGGGAGCAGACGGAGCAACGGGAGCGACTGGAGCAGGAGAGACTGGGGCAACAGGAGCAGATGGAGCTACAGGTGCAACAGGAGCAACGGGTGCTACCGGAGCGACCGGAGCAGGAGAGACTGGAGCTACAGGAGCAAACGGAGCGACTGGAGCGACCGGAGCAACCGGAGCGACAGGAGTAGCTGGAGCAACCGGAGCAACCGGAGCGACTGGAGCAACGGGAGTAGCTGGGGCAACCGGAGCAACGGGTGAAGCTGGAGCGACTGGAGCAACGGGAGTAGCTGGGGCAACCGGAGCAACAGGAGTAGCTGGTGTAACCGGAGCAACGGGTGAAACAGGAGTAACCGGAGCGACTGGAGTAGCAGGAGCAACTGGAGCAACAGGAGTAGCTGGTGTAACCGGAGCAACGGGAGTAGCTGGTGTAACCGGAGCAACGGGTGAAACAGGAGTGACCGGAGCGACTGGAGTAGCAGGAGCAACGGGAGCAACAGGAGTAGCTGGTGTAACCGGAGCAACGGGTGAAGCTGGAGTGACCGGAGCGACTGGAGTAGCAGGAGCAACGGGGGCAACAGGAGTAGCTGGTGTAACCGGAGCAACGGGTGAAACAGGAGCAACGGGGGCAACAGGAGTAGCTGGAGTAACGGGAACAACGGGAGTAACAGGAGCGACAGGAGTAGCTGGTGTAACTGGAGCAACAGGAGTTGGAGTGGCCGGAGCGACTGGAGTAGCAGGAGCAACGGGGGTAACAGGGGCAACAGGAGTAGCTGGAGTAACGGGAACAACGGGAGTAACAGGAGCGACAGGAGTAGCTGGTGTAACTGGAGCAACAGGAGTTGGAGTGGCCGGAGCTACCGGAGCAACTGGAGCTACAGGTCCAAACATTCAACAAGAAGGGTTTTCTGCTTTCAAGCCCTCATTGGCAATTTCCACATCTACACAATTAACTGGCTGGACTGTGACAACACCTTTTTATGATAGCCCGTCTTTCGACGAAGTTGGGGGAAATTATACCATTCCGACAACTGGTAGATATTCGATTGAAGCGACTATCAATTATTCTACAACTGCCTCACTTTCTATCAGTCTTGGTGCTGGAGTTAATCCGGCTTTCGTAGTTCAGAGAACTTCTCCTACTGCAACAAATCTGGTAAGTGGGTTGTTCCCAGTACTTGATGTGAATGTTGCACTTATATTAGATTTGAGAGCAATTTTGGGAAGTGGTACTGTGTCGCTGGCTGGAGAATTTGCATTAACCGCAGGTGATGTGATTGGCTTGTTCTATGTGGCAAATGGTTTGACGGTTCCTTTGAATTTGGGTGGAGCGAACTCAGCAGGTATCGTCTGGTCTGTTCATGAATTAACTTAA
- a CDS encoding exosporium glycoprotein BclB-related protein — translation MNGTRTLYVSELVNVAPNQVITNDYYANFDSFEFLFTTPTMIDDPIQISVWGKSSTGQLVTAHRLVYSELYGEYIGITGATGATGATGSVGATGATGGTGVTGATGAGATGATGAAGATGATGATGTAGATGATGTAGVTGATGTAGATGATGTAGATGATGTAGATGATGTAGVTGATGTAGATGATGTAGATGATGTAGVTGATGTAGATGATGTAGVTGATGTAGATGATGTAGVTGATGTAGATGATGTAGVTGATGTAGATGATGSAGVTGATGSTGVTGATGSTGATGATGSAGATGATGTAGVTGATGSAGVTGATGTAGATGATGTAGATGATGTAGATGATGSAGVTGATGSAGVTGATGAGVTGATGSAGVTGATGAAGAGAIIPYSSGLPVAMTTVLGGLLNTSSAVGFGSSATNISITGGTIDLTGAAGTLLNFAFSVPRTGTLTSMAAYFSATSSVSLVGSTVTITAQLYRSTTPNNTFTAVPGALVTLSPPLTGLIALGTISSGNTTGLSIPVTVGERLLLVFTSTVTAGIDVATTVAGYASAGVTIA, via the coding sequence ATGAATGGGACAAGAACTTTATATGTAAGTGAGCTGGTTAATGTAGCTCCTAATCAAGTAATTACTAATGACTATTATGCAAACTTTGATTCATTTGAATTTTTATTCACAACACCTACTATGATTGATGATCCCATTCAAATTTCAGTTTGGGGGAAGAGCAGCACAGGTCAATTAGTGACTGCTCATCGCCTTGTCTACTCTGAATTATATGGAGAATATATAGGAATTACAGGTGCTACTGGAGCTACTGGAGCTACAGGAAGCGTTGGTGCAACGGGAGCGACAGGAGGTACTGGCGTAACCGGAGCCACAGGTGCTGGAGCCACGGGAGCGACAGGAGCTGCTGGAGCAACGGGAGCCACAGGAGCGACAGGAACTGCTGGAGCCACAGGAGCAACAGGAACTGCTGGCGTAACTGGAGCAACAGGAACTGCGGGAGCCACAGGAGCAACAGGAACTGCTGGAGCCACAGGAGCGACAGGAACTGCTGGAGCCACAGGAGCAACAGGAACTGCTGGCGTAACTGGAGCAACAGGAACTGCGGGAGCCACAGGAGCAACAGGAACTGCTGGAGCCACAGGAGCAACAGGAACTGCTGGCGTAACTGGAGCAACAGGAACTGCTGGAGCCACAGGAGCAACAGGAACTGCTGGCGTAACTGGAGCAACAGGAACTGCTGGAGCCACAGGAGCAACAGGAACTGCTGGCGTAACTGGAGCAACAGGAACTGCTGGAGCCACAGGAGCAACAGGAACTGCTGGCGTAACTGGAGCAACAGGAACCGCTGGAGCAACGGGAGCGACAGGAAGTGCTGGCGTAACGGGAGCGACAGGAAGTACTGGCGTAACGGGAGCGACAGGAAGTACTGGAGCAACGGGAGCAACAGGAAGCGCTGGAGCAACGGGAGCAACAGGAACTGCCGGCGTAACGGGAGCGACAGGAAGTGCTGGTGTAACCGGAGCGACAGGAACCGCTGGAGCAACCGGAGCAACAGGAACCGCTGGAGCAACGGGAGCGACAGGAACCGCTGGAGCAACGGGAGCGACAGGAAGTGCTGGCGTAACGGGAGCGACAGGAAGTGCTGGCGTAACGGGAGCGACAGGTGCTGGCGTAACGGGAGCGACAGGAAGTGCTGGTGTAACCGGAGCAACAGGTGCTGCTGGTGCAGGCGCAATCATTCCATATTCTTCTGGACTTCCAGTTGCTATGACCACTGTATTAGGGGGTCTTTTGAATACTTCAAGTGCAGTTGGTTTTGGTAGCAGTGCGACCAATATCAGTATTACAGGCGGTACTATAGATCTTACTGGAGCGGCTGGAACCTTGCTGAACTTTGCATTCTCAGTTCCTAGAACAGGAACGCTTACGTCTATGGCAGCCTATTTCAGTGCGACATCTTCCGTTAGTTTGGTGGGTTCTACGGTAACAATCACGGCTCAATTATACAGATCTACTACACCTAACAATACCTTCACAGCAGTACCTGGGGCTTTAGTTACGTTAAGTCCTCCGCTTACAGGATTAATTGCTCTTGGAACTATTAGCAGTGGTAATACCACAGGCTTAAGCATTCCTGTAACTGTGGGAGAACGCTTGTTGTTGGTCTTCACTTCGACGGTCACGGCTGGCATTGACGTTGCAACTACTGTTGCTGGCTACGCTAGTGCAGGAGTTACAATTGCATAA
- a CDS encoding arginine--tRNA ligase — translation MIKDGIEHSVHRVFNTLGADYPEDIAILIEQPANLEHGDYSCNIAMQLAKTLRKSPMVIAELVKAELQFKGRFAGLLQKVEVAAPGFINLYMNWQSWAEHSFELPASTGEKVIIEHTSINPNKAAHVGHLRNTCIGDTLVRIMKRTGYNVEVHNYIDDLGNQLADTVVGLLNIPLEGKHKRFGDFCWDLYAKVNKEYALNPEMTHKRTDILHSLELGGGNEAWLGNLVAERIVREHVEEMKHFGIYYDLLVWESSILKEGFWAAAAELLKQTAVFVQETEGKLAGCWVLKQGTEANIGADSEEHHLDKVLVRSNGILTYTAKDIAYHLWKFGLLTKDFSYSEFSSGLWTTGLTGTQESYGQADRVINVIDYRQEYPQQMVKQALGALGYNEQADKLHHVSYGVVSLSPASAAELGIDISEGKSSYAMSGRQGIGIKVSDLVELMEQNIEHSRSDKDGLSSRMIATAAIRYYLLRFNLGTEIVFDFKQATEISGNTGVYLMYTFARATSVLSKATIPILTAAAQLQFPSKLEKAELALLRQLSLWPEILHSASIELTPNTLCTYAHTLATLFNNFYSVCPILKGDSATIEFRLWLTSRFKDILGDVLEVLGLPTPSRM, via the coding sequence ATCATCAAAGACGGAATCGAGCACAGTGTACACCGTGTATTCAATACTTTAGGAGCTGACTATCCAGAGGACATTGCCATTCTGATCGAACAGCCAGCAAATCTAGAACATGGTGATTATTCATGTAATATCGCTATGCAGCTAGCCAAAACTCTACGTAAATCCCCAATGGTCATAGCAGAATTAGTGAAAGCAGAACTTCAATTCAAAGGGCGTTTCGCAGGTCTATTGCAAAAAGTTGAAGTCGCTGCTCCCGGATTTATCAATTTGTATATGAATTGGCAAAGCTGGGCTGAACATTCCTTTGAACTGCCTGCCAGCACTGGCGAAAAAGTCATCATCGAGCACACTTCTATCAACCCCAACAAAGCCGCTCACGTAGGTCATCTAAGAAACACCTGTATCGGCGATACTCTAGTCAGAATTATGAAAAGAACTGGGTATAACGTAGAGGTCCATAACTACATTGATGATCTCGGCAATCAGCTGGCGGATACAGTTGTTGGATTATTAAATATACCTTTAGAAGGGAAACACAAACGTTTCGGTGATTTTTGCTGGGATCTTTATGCCAAAGTGAACAAAGAATATGCGCTGAACCCAGAGATGACACACAAGCGCACTGATATACTCCACTCACTTGAACTAGGGGGCGGTAACGAAGCCTGGCTGGGCAACCTTGTAGCTGAACGCATCGTTAGAGAGCATGTAGAGGAAATGAAACATTTTGGGATTTATTATGATTTGCTGGTATGGGAGAGCAGTATTTTAAAGGAGGGATTTTGGGCAGCCGCAGCTGAGCTACTGAAGCAGACAGCCGTTTTTGTACAAGAGACTGAAGGTAAACTCGCAGGCTGCTGGGTGCTGAAGCAAGGAACAGAGGCTAACATTGGAGCGGATTCAGAGGAGCATCATCTCGATAAGGTGCTGGTGCGTTCGAATGGGATTTTAACGTATACAGCCAAAGATATTGCCTATCATCTCTGGAAATTTGGTCTTTTAACCAAAGATTTCTCCTATAGCGAATTCTCGTCCGGTTTATGGACAACAGGATTAACTGGAACCCAAGAGTCTTATGGGCAGGCGGACAGAGTCATCAATGTGATTGATTACAGACAGGAATATCCACAACAGATGGTTAAGCAAGCCTTAGGGGCACTAGGTTATAACGAGCAAGCAGACAAACTCCATCATGTGAGTTATGGTGTTGTATCTCTTAGTCCCGCCTCGGCTGCCGAGCTGGGTATAGATATTTCAGAAGGCAAATCTTCTTATGCTATGTCCGGACGACAGGGAATCGGGATTAAGGTAAGCGATCTGGTGGAACTCATGGAACAGAACATCGAACACTCACGTTCCGATAAAGACGGCCTCTCCAGCCGAATGATTGCCACTGCTGCGATTCGCTACTATCTGCTACGGTTTAATTTAGGAACGGAAATCGTGTTTGATTTCAAACAGGCTACCGAAATATCCGGCAATACCGGAGTTTATCTGATGTATACTTTTGCGCGTGCGACAAGCGTTTTGAGTAAAGCTACGATCCCAATCCTTACAGCTGCCGCACAGCTTCAGTTCCCTTCCAAATTGGAAAAAGCAGAGCTTGCGCTGCTAAGACAGCTAAGCCTCTGGCCGGAGATATTACATTCAGCAAGTATAGAGTTAACGCCAAATACGCTCTGCACTTACGCCCATACCCTAGCTACCCTGTTCAACAACTTCTATTCTGTATGTCCAATTCTAAAAGGCGATTCAGCCACGATCGAATTCCGCCTCTGGCTCACTTCAAGATTCAAGGACATCTTGGGAGATGTGCTCGAAGTGCTTGGGTTACCGACACCGAGCCGAATGTAA
- a CDS encoding GH36-type glycosyl hydrolase domain-containing protein yields MTTNLNTNIRLNAGDLSFTFTNSGDLFQVLYERTMINQLLPSIVDGSLSNLYLRVHNDGNIQAIPLLGIHSSSTVRKAGNRLVWEGTAENIEYQVIFTPTAGGTWFWDVKLTGQNAEVDLVYGQDVGIADIAAVRSNEAYLSQYIDHAVFEDQSKGYVVCSRQNQPQGGKFPYLQQGSLTKATSFSTDGFQFFGLSYKETNQPESLGREQLSNEIYQYEFAYTALQSERVKLSGETRFVFYGLFKQDHPEAITALEFANDIAAAWDAVKDLPLEAEAALERSFFSKELGAPLAADSLTEKEIEVLFPVRYQEEREGGTLLSFFTENYEHVVLKEKEMRVERPHGHILMSGDNARLNDKVITTTSYMYGIFNSQVVIGNTNFNKLMSNPRNALNIPKASGQRIYVEWNGEYRLLTMPSLFEVGFNYARWYYRTDGECFIITNYTTEDSPEIFLNVRSESGRAYRYLVTNQITMNVNEYELPYQSKQEGGAVIFSADRSALSAGEYPDLQYKLQVQGAELTLQDEGRLVSPVQPTEAPLAVLELSASSEWTLNIQGLLDGKSLAPRNRSAEEEISAYRAFYAGVMNGFRLTLGDGTEGELFKVNALTWWYTHNMLVHYSVPHGLEQYGGAAWGTRDVCQGPVEYFMATQKYEQVREILLTLYSHQYEDDGNWPQWFMFDKYTKIQQEESHGDIIVWPLKVLGDYLAVTQDYSILGATVPYTRKHSFDFTEEKATLLDHARKEIAYIKDHFLHDTHLSSYGDGDWDDTLQPANPQLKQYMVSSWTVALTYQTLNQFSEVLRSVDQAEAEELKAMVEGIRKDFHTHMLQSEVIPGFLYMEDPEQIKLMVHPSDTETGIQYRLLPMTRSMISELLTPEQAEAHYDVIQDKLFCPDGVRLMNRPAQYVGGVSTHFKRAEQAANFGREIGLQYVHAHIRYVEAMAKLGKTDQVWKGLAAINPIGIRDVVPNAELRQANSYFSSSDGKFNTRYEAQENFDKLRNGDVAVKGGWRIYSSGPGIYMNQLISNALGIRTEGGDLIVDPILPESLDGMHFSFEYAGTKVDFIYHLTGREISRITINGTEVQTEGTPNRYRNGGVRIKRADFDRLSTEAGNVIEIYK; encoded by the coding sequence ATGACTACTAATTTGAATACTAACATCCGTTTAAACGCCGGGGATCTATCCTTCACTTTTACAAACAGCGGGGACTTGTTCCAAGTCCTTTACGAACGGACAATGATCAATCAATTGCTGCCAAGCATTGTGGACGGCTCATTATCCAATCTATATTTGCGAGTGCACAATGATGGAAACATTCAAGCCATTCCTTTGCTTGGCATTCATTCTTCAAGCACTGTACGTAAGGCTGGAAACCGTTTGGTTTGGGAAGGTACTGCTGAAAATATAGAATATCAAGTTATTTTCACCCCTACTGCAGGAGGAACTTGGTTCTGGGATGTGAAGCTTACTGGACAAAATGCAGAGGTAGATCTCGTGTACGGACAGGATGTAGGGATTGCTGATATCGCCGCTGTCCGCAGTAATGAAGCTTACTTGTCACAGTATATCGATCATGCGGTATTTGAGGATCAATCCAAAGGGTACGTTGTTTGCTCTAGACAGAATCAGCCACAGGGCGGGAAATTCCCATATCTGCAACAGGGTTCACTTACCAAGGCAACGAGCTTCTCAACAGATGGTTTTCAATTCTTTGGACTGTCCTATAAAGAAACCAACCAACCAGAGAGCTTGGGTCGTGAGCAATTAAGTAATGAAATCTATCAATATGAATTCGCATATACTGCGCTGCAATCGGAACGGGTGAAGCTGAGCGGGGAAACACGGTTTGTGTTCTACGGATTGTTTAAGCAAGATCATCCAGAAGCGATCACTGCGCTAGAATTTGCTAATGATATTGCTGCGGCTTGGGATGCTGTTAAAGATTTACCTTTAGAAGCTGAAGCAGCACTTGAACGTTCTTTCTTTTCGAAGGAGCTGGGAGCACCGCTGGCTGCAGATTCGCTGACAGAGAAAGAGATCGAGGTCTTGTTTCCGGTTCGTTATCAGGAGGAGAGAGAAGGAGGCACACTACTTTCTTTTTTCACGGAGAATTATGAGCACGTAGTATTAAAAGAGAAAGAAATGCGCGTAGAGCGGCCACACGGCCATATCCTGATGAGTGGGGATAACGCTCGACTTAATGATAAGGTCATCACAACAACTTCTTATATGTACGGGATCTTTAACTCCCAGGTGGTAATTGGAAATACCAATTTCAACAAGCTAATGTCCAATCCAAGAAATGCGCTTAACATTCCAAAAGCTTCAGGACAACGCATTTATGTAGAGTGGAACGGTGAATATCGTTTGCTGACTATGCCTTCTCTATTTGAGGTTGGTTTCAACTATGCTCGTTGGTATTACAGAACAGATGGTGAATGCTTCATTATTACGAACTACACCACCGAAGATTCGCCAGAGATATTCCTGAATGTGCGTTCGGAAAGCGGACGAGCTTATCGTTATTTAGTCACTAATCAAATCACCATGAACGTTAACGAATACGAGCTTCCATATCAATCTAAGCAAGAAGGTGGAGCAGTAATCTTCTCGGCTGACAGAAGCGCACTAAGTGCTGGTGAATATCCTGACTTACAGTATAAATTACAGGTACAGGGTGCGGAGTTAACTCTGCAGGATGAAGGTAGACTTGTCTCTCCTGTTCAACCAACTGAAGCACCGTTAGCAGTACTGGAGCTGTCTGCCAGCAGTGAATGGACCTTGAATATTCAAGGCCTTCTGGATGGTAAGTCACTTGCTCCAAGAAATCGTTCAGCTGAGGAAGAGATTTCTGCTTATCGCGCATTTTATGCTGGTGTGATGAATGGCTTCCGCCTGACGCTTGGGGACGGAACAGAAGGTGAACTGTTTAAGGTTAATGCTCTGACTTGGTGGTACACACATAACATGCTGGTTCACTATTCGGTTCCACATGGTTTAGAGCAATATGGTGGCGCTGCTTGGGGAACACGGGATGTATGTCAGGGACCTGTGGAATATTTCATGGCTACGCAAAAATACGAACAGGTTCGTGAAATTTTGCTGACGCTGTATAGTCATCAATATGAAGATGATGGCAACTGGCCACAATGGTTCATGTTTGATAAATACACGAAGATACAACAAGAAGAGAGCCATGGAGATATTATTGTGTGGCCGCTTAAGGTGCTTGGAGACTACTTGGCAGTAACTCAGGATTACAGCATCTTGGGAGCAACAGTGCCGTATACCCGTAAGCACAGCTTTGACTTTACAGAAGAAAAAGCGACGTTGCTGGATCATGCGCGGAAGGAAATTGCTTATATTAAGGATCATTTCCTGCATGACACACATCTGTCTTCTTACGGTGATGGAGACTGGGATGATACACTCCAGCCTGCAAATCCACAGCTGAAGCAGTATATGGTTAGCAGCTGGACAGTGGCGCTTACCTATCAGACACTTAATCAGTTCTCAGAGGTACTTCGTTCAGTTGATCAAGCTGAGGCAGAGGAACTGAAGGCGATGGTGGAAGGAATCCGTAAGGATTTCCATACTCATATGCTTCAATCCGAAGTAATTCCTGGCTTCCTGTATATGGAGGACCCTGAGCAGATTAAGCTTATGGTGCACCCAAGTGACACAGAAACAGGTATCCAGTACCGTCTGCTGCCAATGACGCGCAGTATGATCAGTGAGCTGCTTACTCCGGAACAGGCCGAAGCACACTATGATGTCATTCAGGATAAACTATTCTGCCCTGACGGTGTACGTCTGATGAATCGTCCAGCTCAATATGTTGGCGGGGTCAGCACTCATTTCAAACGTGCGGAGCAAGCGGCTAACTTTGGCCGGGAAATTGGACTTCAATATGTGCATGCACATATCCGTTATGTAGAGGCTATGGCCAAGCTCGGTAAAACCGATCAGGTCTGGAAGGGTCTGGCAGCGATTAATCCGATCGGAATCCGCGATGTGGTGCCAAACGCTGAACTACGTCAAGCTAACTCCTATTTCAGTAGCTCGGATGGTAAATTTAACACCCGTTATGAGGCACAGGAGAATTTCGATAAACTGCGCAATGGTGACGTAGCTGTTAAAGGTGGCTGGAGAATCTATTCCAGCGGTCCTGGGATCTATATGAACCAGTTAATCTCGAATGCACTGGGGATCCGTACGGAAGGTGGAGACTTAATTGTTGACCCGATTCTGCCGGAATCGCTGGATGGAATGCACTTTAGCTTTGAATATGCAGGCACTAAGGTAGATTTTATCTATCATCTTACAGGTCGTGAGATCAGTCGAATTACTATCAACGGTACGGAAGTGCAAACAGAAGGTACACCTAACCGCTATCGTAACGGTGGTGTTCGCATCAAACGTGCGGACTTTGATCGTCTCAGCACGGAAGCTGGAAATGTGATAGAGATTTATAAGTAA